The Rhabdothermincola sediminis sequence TGTCAACATCCTTTACAAGTTATCAGGACCGCGATCGGCCCGGTCGACCCGATGAAGGAGCACACACGGCCAACACCCGAACCACCACCTCGAACAGCAGCGCGAGCTGCGCCGCGACGATCGCTGGCTTCCCCGCGCTGCGCGGTCAGCCTGCGCCGTCCGCAACCCGTCGTCGGACCGTGGTGCTCCTCCACGGCGCGTTCGCCGATCACCTCTCGCTCGGCCGCTGGGTCGAACGTCTGGCCGCTGCCGGCCACGAGACCTGGGCTCCTGCCCGGCGGGGCCGTGCCGGGGTCGGGCCGGAGCAGGCGGAGGGCTTGACCTTCGACGACTACGTGGAGGACACGGTCGCCGTGCTCGACGCGCTCGGGCAGAGTGGCTCGCTCGACCGCCCACCGATCCTGGTCGGCCACAGCCTCGGCGGCTTGGTGGCGCAGCGGCTGGCCGAGCTCGGCCGGGCGGGTGCGATCGTCCTGCTGGCATCGGCACCGCCGGAGGCGTTGACGGCCCAGGAGATCGCCCTGGCGTATTTCGCTCCGCTCACGCCGACGATCATGAGCGGAGCGCCGTTCGTGCTCCCCGACGACACGTGCTCGGTGCTCGCCCTGAACCGCGTCCCGGAGTCCGACCGCCCGGCGATCCACGCCCGGCTCACCCCGGAGTCTGGTCTCGTGTACCAAGCGCTGCTGACGGGCGCGATCGCCATCGACCCGGGAGCGATCCAGGTCCCGGTGTTCGTCGCTGGTGGCGAGGAGGACCGCATCATCGCCCCGGAACAGGTGCGCCACACGGCGCAGCACTACGGGGTCGAGCCACGCCTCTACCCGAACCACGGGCACTGGATCATCGACGAGCCTGGCACCGACGCGGTCATCGACGACGTCCTGAGCTGGTTGGCGATCGAGGCACCGTGACTCGGTCCCGACGTGGGCCGGCTGGACGCGTCCTCATCGGACACCGGTCGGTTCGGCTCTTCCAGCCTCCTGCGACCAGGCCGACGGAGCGCCTGTGCACGGTCGACGAGTTGAACACGAATGGCCCGAGCCTCCATCAGGCCCAGGGTGGTCGAAAAGTGCTGCTCAGGGCATCCGGCGGACGCGTCCGCCGCTGCTCCCCTCAGCGCAGGGTGACGAGCAACCGGTCCAGCTGAGCGAACGTTTCGTGTGTCGCATCCACCGCGCCCGTTCCCGCAGCGTCGAGTGCTTCCTTCGTGGGGGCACATCTCGTTCGTGACGAGCAGTCGGCGGCCGGGTTGGTCTTGATCGTCCGGTACCGCACGCCGTGCTGGAGCGCCTGGTTGAGGTAGTTCCAGTTCCGGTCGATCGTGCTCGTCGCGTGCGTCTCGACCAACGACTCGAACTGAACCGCCCTGGGTTCGTTGGAGGCTCCAGACCTTGGAAACGAGGGTGGTGTCATGCCACGAGAGAAGTCGCTAGGGAAGCCGACGACGCGTCGCTGCAGCGAGGCGGAGAGGGATCAGGCTGTTCGGCTGGTGCGCCAGCTCCGTGCGGAGCTCGGCACCGAGCACGGCACGGTGCAGCGGGTCGCTGCCCAGTTGGGCTACGGCGTCGAGTCGGTCCGCAAGTGGGTCCGTGAACGCGGTGTCGTCGACGGACTGGCCGGGCCGGAAGCGTTGAGGGTCCGCGAGTTGGAGGCCGAGAAGAAGGCGCTCGAGCAGGAGCTGCGCGAGACGCGCCGAGCGAACGAGATCCTGCGCAAGGCGTCGGCGTGTTTCGCCCAGGCGGAGCTCGACCGCCCATCGAAGTGATCGTCGGGTTCATCGACGAGCATCGGGACCAGCTCGGAGTCGGGCCGATCTGCCGTGCGTTGCGGATCGCTGCGAGCACCTACTACGCCGCCAAGAAGCGCGAGGTGGCGCCGTCAGCGCGTGCCGTGCGTGACGTCGTGATGATGCAGATCCTGATGGTGTTGTGGGTCCGAGACCCTGGGAGAACGTCGACGAGCTCGAGCTCGCCACCCTCTCCTGGATGCACTGGTTCAACGAGGACCGGCTCCACAGCTACTGCGACGACGTCCCACCAGCAGAGCTCGAAGCAGCCCTCTACGCTGCCCAACAGACCCGACCCGTCGGGGTTGGAAACCAATAGCCCGAGCCTCCATCAGACCCAGGGCGGTTCACCCCGACGCAGCCGGCTCGCTGCGCGAAGGCCTCCACCAGATGTTCACCGTCCGCCGGCTCGGCATCGACGGCACACTCGCCCGCACGCTGGTGTGCACGAACATGATCGAGTCGATGATCGGCATCGCCCACACCACGACCCGCAACGTGAAGCGCTGGCGCGACGAGGGCGACATGCGCCGACGGTGGTGCGCAGCAGGCCTGCTGGAGGCCGAGAAGAAAGTCCCGCCGGGTCCGCGGGCACGCCCAGATGTCCCACCTCGTCGCAGCGCTCGCCCGCCACGCCGAGACTGTCACACCCCCACGCGACACTGACCACAACGAAGACCTCGCCGCATGACAACCGGGACCACCACCCGCGGCAACTTCAACAGCCAACGGGACATCCTCCACCGAACCCCAGGGTTCTGCGGACTACCGCTGGGAGAAGGGTGCGCTCACCGGCTTCCAACCTCGACACCCTCAAAGACTGGTACCTCCCGGCGTGGCGGGAACAGGGGTGGACCGCTAGCGGCGACGCTCCGGACGTCCTGCAGCGTCAGTACGGCAAGTACACCGTGCGCGCCTATCTCCAAGAGTGGGAGACGCCGCCTGGCTTCAGCATCCTGGCCGACATCGTCGAACCGATCTGTTGAGCTCGCCCGGCTACTTGACGCGTCCGTCCAGTTTCCCGATCGGGATGGCAGTACTCCCGCCGTCGATGCAGGCCCAGACCGCGTCGGCCCCGCGGATCTTTGGCCAGAGCGGAGTGTTCGGGTGCTCGGGGCACTCCGGGAAGGCCGCGCCGAAGAATCGCCTGCTCTCCATGACGAGTTCCTGGGTCGCCTCGGCCACGCTGATCACGAGGTCGACGAACAGCCCGCCGAGGTCATCGACTCCCGTGCTGCCCGGCTCGCCAGGGAGGTAGAGCCACGCGTCGGTAGAGGACCCACCGCCTCTCCTCGTGACGAGGTCCAACAGTTCGTGATTCGTCCGTTCCACCGCGTCGGACTGCGCTTAGTCGCACTCTCCGACCAAGAGCGCTGCAACGGCACCGTCGCCAAGGGTGGCGGCCACGTCGGAGAACACCAGATCGACCGCGCGACCGAGCCGCGAACCTTCGCCGTTCACATCGACGCCTCGATGTCGGCGACAGTGATCATCAGATCCAGCGGGTTCGTCGGAGAACGCGAGAGACCGAACCGTTCGTAGAACTCCACCGCCCCCGGGTGCAACGCCGTGACTACAAGCATCCGCACGCCGATCGTTTCGCTCGCGGCGATGGTCAGCTCCATCGCATGGCGAAGAAGCCCCGCACCAAGACCATGGCCTTGAGCTTCTCGATCGACGGCGAGGCGGCCGAGCAGGATCGCGGGGATCTGCCGCGGCGCTTGACGTCGAGCACGGCCAGTCGCATCCGAGCGGAGCACAGCGAAGGCCGAGACCGAGTGGTAGCCAACGACCCGGACACCGTCAGTCGTGACGTAGGTGCGGGAGAATCCAGCGAGCTGGTTGCGCAACCCTCGTCGCACCAGCCACTCGTCGAGCTCCGGTTCGCCGGAATCGAAGTAGTCGAGCCGATGATCGGCGCTCAGCGGCTCGATCGGCGTGAAGCCGCCGCTCACTTCTTGAACGGCGATGGGCGCTCGAACAGCTCGGCGGTCTTGGCGTTGCGCCGACCCTTCCGGGACACACGGCGCTCCAGGGCGTCCCACGTCTTGGCATCGAGCACAACGTGGTCGCGGTCGGCCAGCGTCTCGGCAGCGGATGCACGTGCGGCCTGCACGACGAACTCCGTGATCGACAGGTGCGACGCTTCGGCCGCCGCCCTGATAAGCCCGTCATCGGTCGGTGAGAGCCGCAGGTGGAGTCGCTCGTCCCGTGTCTCTGCCTTCGTTGCCATGGCGCAAGTGTACGCACACTCGCCGTACACCGCCACCCGGTTGCGGAGATCTGGTCGCCGAGAGCGAACCCTGCTGAGGAAGACTCTCGCTGTGACCAGCAAGGACGACCGGCAGCTTCCCGACCGCTATCTGATCCCGGTCGAAGGGTTGAAGGTGCCACGGCCATGGGCCGTCGGGCGAGTCACGCTGCACCCAGGCTCGGCAGGCGAGGCACTCATCCGTGATACGCCTCCGTTCGAGGTCAAGGATGACTTCATCCGCGGCCACGTGTTCGAGATCCTCGGGTCCGCGAAGGAGGGCTCGATCGCCGAAGTTCCGGGCGGAGACATCGACAGCGCCATCAATGAGGTACGAGCTGCGTTGGACGCGCTGCGCCTGTTCCAACTCTCGCGCCTCGTCTGGAACTCGGCGACGTTCGGCCTCCCGGGCGACCTCTACCGGTCGCGGATCGAATACGTCTCAGTGTGGAAGAACAGCGCGCCGGGCGGACGCTTCCGCGGCGAGGCAATCGGCTGGGAGTTCAACCAGGACTCCTACGACGATTGGTGCGGCTCGACCGGATTTCGGTTCCTCAGCGCCTCGCTTGCAGACCCCTCGGCAAGCGAGGATGCCCATCGCACATCCATCGGAGCCCAGCTGCTCGCCAGGGCCGCCACGGAGCACCGTCCAGACCTGAAGATGCTCGGTGTTGCGTCCGCACTCGAGGCGTGGCTCCTCCGGCGTCAGCCGGGCGCACAGACGCTCCGGCTCGCCTGCCTGAACCGCCCTGGGTCTGATGGAGGTTCGGGCTATTGGTTTCCAACCCCGACGGGGCGGGTCTGTTGGGCAGCGTAGAGGGCTGCTTCGAGCTCTGCTGGTGGGACGTCGTCGCAGTGGCTGTGGAGCCGGTCCTCGTTGAACCAGTGCACCCAGGAGAGGGTAGCGCCTACGACGAGTAGCCCTTGTGCTGTCGGCCTCTCGGCACGATGTCCTCTGCGGCCTCGTTGCCCCATGCTGTCCAGCCTTCTCGCGGGTAGCGGGCGAACATCTCAAGGTACGGACCAGGGCTGCACGCCTCGATGATCGGGTACAACTCATCGGGCTTGCGACTATGCTCGCGCTTTCTGGTGGCGAACAGGTTGACCTGACGACGACCTGCGTCTCCGGTGCGAAGCCGACCACGAACGCCGAACAGGACAGGCTCGGTGACGTTGCGGAAGTAGAAGCCAACACCTCTGCCGTCGCTACCTCCGTCCTTTCGGACCTTGTGCCAGATGAGCATGGACTTGTAGCAGAAGCCCCACGCCTCCATCACTCGCAGGCCCTCTGCCACGAGCGCATTCGGGACCCACAGATAGCAGTGGGACTGCTTGGCTGGGTTGGCGTGAGGGACGCCACGACACGCGGATCGTCTCGACCCTCAAGATTCAGCCGTACGGGCCAGCAGGCGAGAAGAGAGTCCGAACGGTCGAAACCGAGGTCTACAACGAGGGCTACAAGGTGGACAACGTGAAGGGTCGCGTTGCCCTTGATGTGGAGTGGAACGCGAAGGACGGAAACCTCGACCGTGACCTTGGGGCCTACCGAGCGCTCTACACCGCAGGCATCATCGACGGAGCCGCCATCATCACTCGCACCCAGGACGACCTCCGAAAACTGGCCATCCAGATGGGAGCGGAGACGAAGTTCGGCACCACTACCACCACGAACCTGACCAAGTTGGAGCCTCGGCTCACACGAGGCGACGGAGGCGGGTGCCCGGTACTGGCCATCGCGATCTCTGCTCGCTGCTTCAAGTCGTAGCGGACTGCTCAGAGAGTCCACCAGGTCAGGCGAGGTGGGAGGCCACGAGGTACGCGGGGTGACCTTCGAGGCGGCGGCGCTGGCGGTCGTACCGCTGCGTTGTCGTCGCCGAGGCGTGGCCTGCGCCGTCGGCCACCCGGTGGATCGGCGCTCCGGCCTCAAGGGCGATAGTCACCCACGAGTGCCGCGCCGAATGGCAGGAAACGGTCTTGTCGATCCCTGCTGCCTTCGCGAGGCGGCGGAAGATGCGGTGAGCCTGCACCCGGTCGAGGCGTCGCCCAGAGGCTGTGACGAAGATGGGGCCGATGGTGCGGCCGTTGAGGTAGTCCTCGATGGCCTCGATGGTCCGAGGGGCGAGCGGTGCGAGGCGCGCCCGGTTGCCCTTGCCCACCACCCTGGCCACGCGGTGGCCGCGTTCGGTCGTGAGGTCGTCCACGTCCAGGCCCAGGGCCTCGCTGATCCGCAGACCGTTGCCGAGCAGGAGCGCCATGAGGGCGTGATCTCGGGGCGACGACTCGGCGGCGGCATCGAGCAGGGCGCGGGCCTCATCACGGTCCAGGCCCAGGCGAGGGGACTCGCTGGGCACCTTCGGCCGCTTCACGCGCTCCACGGGTGACACGGCGAGTGCGCCTTCATCGACCAGGTACC is a genomic window containing:
- a CDS encoding alpha/beta hydrolase: MVLLHGAFADHLSLGRWVERLAAAGHETWAPARRGRAGVGPEQAEGLTFDDYVEDTVAVLDALGQSGSLDRPPILVGHSLGGLVAQRLAELGRAGAIVLLASAPPEALTAQEIALAYFAPLTPTIMSGAPFVLPDDTCSVLALNRVPESDRPAIHARLTPESGLVYQALLTGAIAIDPGAIQVPVFVAGGEEDRIIAPEQVRHTAQHYGVEPRLYPNHGHWIIDEPGTDAVIDDVLSWLAIEAP
- a CDS encoding GNAT family N-acetyltransferase; the encoded protein is MSGGFTPIEPLSADHRLDYFDSGEPELDEWLVRRGLRNQLAGFSRTYVTTDGVRVVGYHSVSAFAVLRSDATGRARRQAPRQIPAILLGRLAVDREAQGHGLGAGLLRHAMELTIAASETIGVRMLVVTALHPGAVEFYERFGLSRSPTNPLDLMITVADIEASM
- a CDS encoding type II toxin-antitoxin system TacA family antitoxin; the encoded protein is MATKAETRDERLHLRLSPTDDGLIRAAAEASHLSITEFVVQAARASAAETLADRDHVVLDAKTWDALERRVSRKGRRNAKTAELFERPSPFKK
- a CDS encoding BglII/BstYI family type II restriction endonuclease, producing MQPYGPAGEKRVRTVETEVYNEGYKVDNVKGRVALDVEWNAKDGNLDRDLGAYRALYTAGIIDGAAIITRTQDDLRKLAIQMGAETKFGTTTTTNLTKLEPRLTRGDGGGCPVLAIAISARCFKS
- a CDS encoding tyrosine-type recombinase/integrase, which gives rise to MNLVAIPAPLATTDAPLEAVLGAWLASYPTASTRDAYRRDVVGFLAFLDGYGIDLLKVTRQVVDAYSRHLEAEGKAPATIARRLACLSSLYGYLVDEGALAVSPVERVKRPKVPSESPRLGLDRDEARALLDAAAESSPRDHALMALLLGNGLRISEALGLDVDDLTTERGHRVARVVGKGNRARLAPLAPRTIEAIEDYLNGRTIGPIFVTASGRRLDRVQAHRIFRRLAKAAGIDKTVSCHSARHSWVTIALEAGAPIHRVADGAGHASATTTQRYDRQRRRLEGHPAYLVASHLA